One window of Paenibacillus sp. FSL K6-3182 genomic DNA carries:
- a CDS encoding AraC family transcriptional regulator, which translates to MNASKSTFWKSYMSGLKLHVAIADYTKVPLSWKDDNYTTDVNKLYYIQEGEGYIKAGNQIYYPKPGDLCLLPADVVQSYGTINTNTYGKYWCHFTAKIDNFNLFQLLEMPVMISISDHEGLKGKFERLVHHHKSEDWTSELQLQSAFLEIMAMMLEQAEDVTIKTPATSSFEKLNVVLTYIEEHLSENITVDTLAQLVHFHPNYFIRMFKNTTGLSPIQYVNRKRMDKGRQLLSFTSLSISAIAESLGMDATYFSRLFKEYMALSPSEYRELSLK; encoded by the coding sequence GTGAACGCAAGCAAAAGTACATTTTGGAAGTCCTATATGAGCGGTTTAAAATTGCATGTTGCCATAGCCGACTATACGAAGGTGCCGCTTTCGTGGAAGGACGATAATTATACGACGGATGTGAATAAGCTATATTATATCCAAGAGGGAGAAGGGTACATTAAGGCCGGGAATCAAATTTATTATCCAAAGCCCGGTGATCTGTGTCTGCTGCCCGCAGATGTCGTACAATCCTATGGAACGATTAATACGAATACCTACGGAAAATATTGGTGTCACTTCACTGCAAAAATAGATAATTTCAACCTGTTTCAACTGCTCGAAATGCCCGTCATGATATCGATCTCCGATCACGAAGGCTTGAAGGGTAAATTTGAAAGGCTGGTGCACCATCATAAGAGTGAAGACTGGACATCCGAGCTGCAGCTGCAGTCGGCGTTTCTTGAGATTATGGCCATGATGCTGGAGCAGGCTGAGGATGTGACAATCAAAACACCGGCAACCAGCTCATTTGAGAAGCTGAATGTTGTGCTGACCTATATTGAAGAGCATTTATCGGAAAATATTACAGTAGATACTCTTGCTCAGCTTGTACATTTTCACCCTAATTATTTTATACGCATGTTCAAAAATACGACAGGGCTCTCACCTATACAATATGTGAATCGCAAGCGTATGGACAAAGGACGGCAGCTGCTATCCTTTACTTCACTTAGCATCTCGGCAATAGCTGAATCTCTAGGAATGGATGCTACTTATTTCTCTCGTTTATTCAAAGAATATATGGCTTTGTCACCGAGCGAATATAGGGAGCTTTCACTGAAATGA
- a CDS encoding HEAT repeat domain-containing protein: MNQSPLLLTDEQMQKFITEGFLILKTDFPESFHQAMTAELGKVYDEEGNPGNNLLPRIREIQQAFDSPVITGALTSVLGPNYMLHAHRHGHFNAQPVAGGWHKDSYWGYSRMRNHHPWWAMIMYFPQNTPIELGPTSVVPGTQNYESRTFASDEVQGEAYASGEAGTFALIHYDIWHRSTPNILGNARYMLKFEFMRTAVPTKPSWNNLISEWKEPADLALPIANHEDMWEETWNWMSGKLGSLANTAEANEEKLAALATALEDSFEPNALNAAYALAKYGAPGVKVLLAGLHHERLDVSRTSAYGLSIAGSDAVSGLIDALESDRSETVQYAIFALGELRSYAESALPKLVELLSHSDATVRIAVVEALGILSNSSEIAVKGLITALSDEDVQVRFTAGLSLSRMGAAAAAAIPALAAVLDDENRYVRAHALEALRYIGTDEAKDILIKSLFNSRWCSTTTPANSFYP; the protein is encoded by the coding sequence ATGAATCAATCACCGCTACTACTCACTGACGAGCAAATGCAAAAGTTTATTACTGAAGGCTTTCTTATTCTAAAAACAGATTTCCCTGAATCCTTCCATCAAGCCATGACAGCTGAACTTGGAAAAGTATATGACGAGGAAGGCAATCCCGGCAACAACCTGCTGCCGCGAATCCGAGAAATACAACAGGCTTTCGACAGCCCCGTTATTACAGGCGCATTAACAAGCGTACTGGGTCCAAACTACATGCTGCATGCCCATCGCCATGGCCACTTTAATGCACAGCCGGTTGCTGGCGGTTGGCATAAGGACAGCTACTGGGGCTACTCCCGTATGCGCAACCACCACCCATGGTGGGCTATGATTATGTACTTCCCGCAAAACACGCCAATTGAGCTTGGGCCTACTAGCGTTGTGCCTGGCACCCAAAACTATGAATCACGCACCTTTGCTTCTGACGAGGTGCAAGGAGAAGCTTACGCTAGCGGTGAAGCAGGTACATTTGCACTCATCCACTATGATATCTGGCACCGTTCAACACCAAATATATTAGGCAATGCTCGTTACATGCTTAAATTTGAATTTATGCGTACAGCTGTTCCAACTAAGCCTTCATGGAATAATCTGATCTCCGAGTGGAAAGAGCCTGCTGACCTTGCCCTGCCAATCGCAAACCACGAAGACATGTGGGAAGAAACATGGAACTGGATGTCAGGTAAGCTAGGCAGTCTAGCAAACACTGCGGAAGCAAACGAAGAGAAATTAGCCGCACTGGCAACGGCTTTGGAAGATAGCTTCGAACCAAATGCCTTGAATGCTGCCTATGCGCTTGCTAAATATGGCGCTCCAGGCGTGAAAGTACTGCTGGCTGGTCTTCATCATGAGAGATTAGACGTATCACGCACGTCTGCTTATGGACTGTCCATCGCAGGCTCAGATGCAGTAAGCGGATTGATCGACGCACTAGAGAGCGATCGCTCAGAGACTGTACAATATGCTATATTCGCACTTGGCGAGCTGCGCAGCTATGCTGAATCCGCGCTTCCAAAGCTTGTTGAACTTCTGTCCCACTCCGATGCGACAGTAAGAATTGCAGTCGTTGAAGCACTTGGCATTTTGTCTAATTCTTCAGAAATTGCAGTGAAGGGTCTTATTACAGCCTTGTCCGATGAGGATGTTCAAGTACGATTTACAGCTGGGCTGTCCTTATCCCGTATGGGTGCTGCAGCGGCAGCAGCCATTCCCGCTTTGGCGGCAGTACTCGATGATGAGAACCGTTATGTAAGAGCTCATGCTCTAGAAGCACTGCGCTATATCGGCACGGATGAAGCGAAGGATATTTTGATCAAATCACTATTCAATTCCCGCTGGTGTTCGACAACTACGCCTGCAAATAGCTTTTATCCTTGA
- a CDS encoding aldehyde dehydrogenase, producing MSSFRAEDIEQIVLEQKTFFEQGQTKELRFRLNQLQRLLQAIQRHEQEIVEALYQDLRKSELETHMTEIIIVTNSIRHVIKHLKKWMKPQKVKTPIYLFPSSSRIMKEPYGTALIIGPFNYPFQLVIEPLIGAIAAGNCAILKPSESSPHVSALISKIINETFDPAYIKVIEGEKETTSLLIHAPVDYIFFTGSIAVGKIVMEAAAKNLVPVTLELGGKSPVIVDSTANLEIAAKRIIWGKLMNTGQTCISPDYVLAHQDIKEKLVAKMKEVIQSFYGASIQSNKDYGRIINQRQFDRLASILEQDKASIVYGGGTDRADLFIEPTILDGVSWDSAAMSEELFGPILPVMEYRDIHEAIRMINAHPKPLSLYLFTENKALEDEVMSRVSFGGGCINDTIMHVSNPYLPFGGVGSSGVGAYHGKYSFDLFSHQKSILKKSTKLELGLVFPPYAGKLKNIKKLLK from the coding sequence ATGAGTTCATTTAGAGCAGAAGATATTGAACAGATTGTGCTAGAGCAAAAAACATTTTTCGAACAAGGCCAGACCAAGGAGCTGCGCTTTAGGCTGAATCAATTGCAACGATTGCTGCAAGCCATACAGCGTCATGAGCAGGAAATTGTCGAGGCGCTTTATCAAGACCTTCGCAAAAGTGAGTTAGAGACTCATATGACAGAAATTATAATCGTAACCAATAGCATTCGACATGTCATTAAGCATCTCAAAAAGTGGATGAAGCCGCAGAAGGTGAAAACACCGATTTATCTGTTTCCATCATCCAGCCGTATTATGAAGGAGCCCTACGGCACAGCTTTAATAATTGGTCCCTTCAACTATCCGTTCCAGCTTGTCATTGAGCCGCTTATCGGAGCCATTGCCGCAGGCAATTGTGCCATTCTCAAACCATCCGAAAGCTCGCCTCATGTTTCAGCTTTAATAAGTAAAATCATAAATGAAACCTTTGATCCCGCCTACATTAAAGTCATTGAGGGGGAGAAGGAAACGACCTCTTTGCTCATCCACGCGCCGGTTGATTATATTTTTTTCACAGGGAGCATCGCGGTCGGTAAAATCGTTATGGAGGCGGCTGCCAAAAACCTTGTGCCTGTCACGCTTGAGCTTGGAGGAAAAAGCCCTGTCATTGTAGATTCTACCGCTAATCTCGAGATCGCTGCCAAGCGGATCATCTGGGGCAAATTAATGAATACCGGCCAAACCTGTATTTCACCCGATTATGTGCTGGCTCATCAGGATATTAAAGAAAAGCTGGTCGCAAAAATGAAGGAAGTCATCCAATCCTTCTATGGAGCTTCTATACAAAGCAACAAAGATTATGGTCGAATCATTAATCAACGTCAATTTGACAGGCTTGCTTCCATTCTGGAGCAAGACAAAGCCAGCATCGTTTATGGAGGAGGCACGGACCGCGCTGACCTCTTTATCGAACCGACGATACTTGACGGCGTTTCATGGGATAGCGCAGCGATGTCAGAAGAATTATTTGGCCCTATTTTACCTGTTATGGAGTACCGAGATATCCATGAGGCCATTCGAATGATTAACGCTCATCCAAAGCCACTTTCCCTCTACTTGTTTACAGAGAATAAAGCATTGGAGGATGAGGTTATGAGCCGTGTTTCCTTCGGCGGCGGCTGTATTAACGATACGATTATGCACGTCTCTAATCCCTATTTGCCATTTGGCGGTGTTGGCAGCTCAGGTGTAGGAGCCTATCATGGCAAATACAGCTTTGATCTGTTCTCGCATCAGAAGAGTATATTGAAGAAAAGCACCAAGCTTGAGCTTGGGCTCGTCTTCCCTCCTTATGCAGGAAAATTAAAAAATATTAAAAAGCTGCTCAAATGA
- a CDS encoding ABC transporter permease, which yields MSINQLIFRNLKKNLKNYYLYVFALVFSAALYFAFVTLQFDPAMDEAKGSVKGAAAIKTASYLLVGIVSIFLLYANTIFIKRRSKEIGLFQLIGMTKNKIFRILTLENFFLYFGSILLGVLVGFSVSKLIIMILFKTIGVEVAAELHFSTQAFKQTIIIFSVIYLLIMLMNYLFIKKQTILSLFRVNSVTEGKARRVSILEMLIGIAGLLLISLGYYISSELFGGKFVTMTALFAAMIGILGSVILGTFLFYKGSVSFIFNVIRKQKNGYLNINETLSLSSIMFRMKSNALLLTIITTVSALAIGLLSLSYISYYSAEKTAKNNVPEHFAFMNVQDAEQFKEALNKNKLPYTEKTIPVIQVDVNVKSIMNNNLEGVSVAGNSDMMTLPVVSEKSVDGIQLSKDELYLSGYSSMLKQFMSLKDSGPVQLVNPTQSIPQQYIGLKEQPIVSWWFKSGGLPVVIVDDSVFERLNNHLDPAIQKHSTLHIGINMKDRSDLKEATQLFNEMKFSEHNRNDSQLNTSNQQKQTMGLIMFIVAFLGLTFLITSGNILYFKQMGESEEEKPNYTILRKLGFTRADLLRGIKIKQMFNFGIPLVVGLLHSYFAVKSGWFFFGTELLTPMIIVMLLYTILYSIFGILSVSYYKKIIKEAL from the coding sequence ATGAGCATTAATCAACTCATTTTCCGCAATCTAAAAAAGAATTTAAAAAACTATTATCTCTATGTGTTTGCACTCGTGTTTAGCGCTGCTCTTTATTTCGCCTTTGTCACCCTGCAGTTTGATCCTGCCATGGATGAGGCAAAAGGCTCTGTTAAAGGGGCTGCCGCCATTAAGACTGCTTCTTATTTGCTCGTTGGAATCGTTTCTATTTTTCTGCTGTACGCCAATACCATCTTTATTAAAAGGCGCAGCAAGGAAATCGGCTTATTTCAGCTTATCGGAATGACCAAAAATAAAATTTTCCGCATTCTGACTCTGGAAAACTTTTTTCTTTATTTCGGCTCCATCCTGCTGGGGGTTCTTGTCGGTTTCTCTGTGTCCAAATTAATTATTATGATTTTATTTAAAACGATCGGTGTAGAGGTGGCCGCCGAGCTGCATTTCTCCACCCAAGCATTCAAGCAAACCATTATTATTTTTTCAGTTATTTATCTTCTGATTATGTTGATGAATTATTTATTTATAAAAAAACAAACGATATTATCGCTGTTTAGAGTGAATTCCGTCACAGAAGGCAAAGCAAGAAGAGTGTCTATTCTGGAAATGCTGATCGGCATTGCCGGACTGCTGCTCATTTCCCTTGGCTATTATATTTCTTCCGAACTGTTCGGCGGTAAATTTGTGACGATGACCGCGCTCTTTGCTGCCATGATCGGCATACTGGGCTCCGTCATCCTTGGAACCTTCCTTTTCTATAAAGGATCGGTCAGCTTTATTTTCAACGTGATCCGAAAGCAGAAAAACGGTTACCTTAACATAAATGAAACCTTATCTCTCTCGTCTATTATGTTCCGTATGAAATCGAATGCGCTGCTGCTCACCATCATTACGACCGTGTCGGCGCTTGCTATCGGCTTATTGTCCTTAAGCTATATCTCTTATTACTCTGCCGAAAAAACAGCCAAAAACAATGTTCCCGAACATTTTGCATTTATGAACGTTCAGGACGCGGAGCAGTTTAAAGAAGCGCTAAACAAAAACAAGCTGCCGTATACCGAAAAAACGATTCCTGTCATTCAGGTAGACGTCAATGTGAAGAGTATTATGAATAACAATCTGGAAGGGGTAAGCGTGGCTGGGAATTCGGATATGATGACCTTGCCCGTAGTCAGCGAAAAGTCTGTTGACGGCATTCAGCTGTCTAAAGACGAGCTCTATCTCTCCGGTTACAGCAGCATGCTCAAACAGTTCATGTCTTTGAAGGACTCAGGGCCTGTACAGCTAGTGAATCCTACTCAAAGTATTCCACAGCAATATATCGGACTTAAGGAGCAGCCCATCGTCTCTTGGTGGTTTAAAAGCGGCGGATTGCCTGTAGTTATCGTCGATGATTCTGTTTTTGAGCGCTTAAATAATCATCTTGATCCGGCTATTCAGAAACACTCTACCCTGCATATCGGAATTAATATGAAAGATCGTTCTGATCTAAAAGAAGCGACTCAGCTATTCAATGAGATGAAGTTCTCTGAGCACAACAGAAATGATTCTCAGCTTAATACAAGCAACCAGCAAAAACAAACGATGGGCTTGATTATGTTTATCGTTGCTTTCCTTGGATTAACCTTTCTTATCACATCCGGCAATATTCTCTATTTTAAGCAAATGGGAGAAAGCGAAGAGGAAAAGCCAAACTATACCATCCTTCGAAAGCTCGGCTTCACAAGGGCTGATTTGTTAAGGGGCATAAAAATAAAACAAATGTTCAACTTTGGCATTCCCTTAGTGGTTGGGCTGCTTCACAGCTATTTTGCAGTCAAATCCGGATGGTTTTTCTTCGGAACAGAGCTTTTAACTCCGATGATTATAGTCATGCTGCTATATACCATCCTTTACTCCATATTCGGAATTCTTTCCGTCTCTTATTACAAAAAAATCATTAAAGAAGCACTTTAA
- a CDS encoding ABC transporter ATP-binding protein, giving the protein MFILEATKIHKIYGNKFNKQEVLCGLDISIEKGEFVSIMGASGSGKTTLLNVLSSIDHISSGSIKIEGKVISGLKEKQLAEFRKNRLGFIFQEYNLLDTLTVKENILLPLSITKTPKKEAERKFQAVATELGIYELRNKYPNEISGGQKQRTSAARAFIHEPSIIFADEPTGALDSKSASDLLNKLSGLNQKRQATIAMVTHDPVAASYCSRVIFIKDGQIYSQLYKGEQTRQNFFNDIMATQSVLSGVHHEH; this is encoded by the coding sequence ATGTTCATTCTGGAAGCAACCAAAATTCATAAAATTTATGGAAACAAATTCAATAAGCAGGAAGTATTATGCGGGCTCGATATTAGCATCGAAAAAGGGGAATTCGTCAGCATCATGGGCGCATCCGGCTCAGGAAAAACAACCTTGCTTAACGTGCTTTCATCGATTGACCACATTAGCAGCGGCTCGATTAAAATCGAAGGGAAAGTTATTTCGGGATTAAAAGAAAAACAATTGGCTGAATTTCGCAAAAACCGTTTAGGTTTTATTTTTCAGGAATACAATTTGTTAGACACGCTAACGGTCAAAGAAAATATTTTATTGCCGCTGTCGATTACGAAGACGCCAAAAAAAGAAGCCGAGCGTAAATTTCAGGCGGTAGCGACCGAGCTTGGCATTTATGAGCTCCGCAATAAGTACCCGAATGAAATATCTGGCGGTCAAAAGCAACGTACATCCGCTGCAAGAGCCTTCATTCATGAGCCAAGCATTATTTTCGCTGACGAACCGACAGGTGCCCTTGATTCCAAATCCGCCTCTGATTTACTGAACAAGCTGAGCGGTTTAAATCAAAAAAGACAAGCTACAATCGCCATGGTTACTCACGATCCGGTAGCTGCCAGCTATTGCAGCAGAGTCATCTTCATCAAGGATGGACAAATCTATTCTCAGCTTTATAAGGGAGAACAAACGCGGCAAAACTTCTTCAACGATATTATGGCAACACAAAGTGTACTAAGCGGGGTGCACCATGAGCATTAA
- a CDS encoding sensor histidine kinase, translating into MIRKYIVERRSWILLFIILQLLILVCAYVDSTIPLQSMIYLFYLSSIIFIIHFVIRYHKETRFIRSLEERDISLDTTSMAEPESPFEKVIEKSMTNQAELLKHAAMNNRMILEHEKDELLSWIHEVKTPLTAMRLMIDRIQDEGMKTHLTYEWLRIHLLLDQQLHQRRIPFIENDIYIENTDLETIIFDEIKTLQSWCIQKGIGFDIQLDEPKALSDAKWLSFIIRQILTNAVKYSPPSDIVIKSYQRDQQTILEIIDYGRGIDPRDLPRIFDKGFTSTTMHQDSAATGMGLYLAQKAAQSLLIRVHVKSELGAGTAFTLTFPQRNEFVRITSM; encoded by the coding sequence ATGATTAGAAAATATATAGTGGAACGGCGCAGCTGGATTCTGTTGTTTATTATTTTGCAGCTGCTGATTCTTGTTTGTGCTTATGTAGATTCAACGATTCCCCTGCAATCGATGATCTATCTCTTTTATTTATCATCGATTATTTTTATCATCCATTTCGTCATCCGGTATCATAAAGAAACAAGGTTCATCAGAAGCTTAGAGGAGCGAGACATCAGCTTGGATACTACGAGCATGGCTGAGCCGGAGAGCCCGTTTGAGAAAGTGATCGAAAAAAGCATGACGAATCAAGCGGAACTGCTGAAGCACGCTGCAATGAACAATCGGATGATTTTGGAGCATGAGAAGGATGAGCTGTTATCTTGGATACACGAGGTAAAAACGCCGCTAACCGCGATGCGTCTCATGATCGACCGTATACAGGATGAAGGAATGAAAACGCATTTGACGTATGAATGGCTGCGGATTCACCTCCTGCTCGACCAGCAGCTCCATCAGAGACGCATACCGTTTATTGAAAATGATATCTATATCGAAAACACCGATTTGGAAACGATCATCTTCGATGAGATTAAGACGCTGCAATCATGGTGTATTCAGAAGGGGATCGGCTTTGATATTCAATTGGATGAACCGAAAGCGCTGAGCGATGCGAAATGGCTTTCCTTTATCATCAGACAGATTTTAACCAACGCCGTAAAATATAGCCCGCCATCCGATATCGTCATCAAGAGCTATCAGCGGGACCAGCAGACTATCCTTGAAATTATAGACTATGGTCGCGGCATCGACCCAAGGGATCTGCCTCGCATTTTCGATAAAGGCTTTACATCGACCACGATGCACCAAGACAGCGCGGCAACCGGCATGGGATTGTATTTAGCTCAAAAAGCAGCTCAATCGCTGTTGATCCGTGTCCATGTCAAATCCGAGCTTGGAGCAGGAACAGCGTTCACCTTAACTTTCCCGCAGCGAAATGAATTCGTTCGTATCACAAGCATGTGA
- a CDS encoding response regulator transcription factor has translation MFKLLLIEDDTTLFNEIKDRLSQWSYEVHGISDFEKVIQQFTAIKPDLVIIDIQLPKFDGFHWCRMIRSHSNVPIIFLSSRDHPTDIVMSMQLGADDYIQKPFHFDVLIVKIQAILRRVYNYNTEHIELKTWCDATVDYEKNLVSNHKGSIELTKNEIFILKMLIDRKNKIVSREELINSLWDDKRFVSDNTLTVNVNRLRKRLDEIELGRFVETKVGQGYMAVEEAHDYD, from the coding sequence ATGTTTAAACTATTGTTAATTGAAGATGACACAACGTTATTTAACGAGATAAAAGACCGATTATCCCAGTGGTCATATGAGGTACATGGCATATCGGACTTTGAGAAAGTGATTCAGCAATTTACCGCGATTAAGCCGGACCTCGTGATCATCGATATTCAGCTTCCAAAATTCGATGGATTTCATTGGTGCAGAATGATACGTTCCCACTCCAACGTCCCGATCATCTTCTTATCCTCGCGAGACCACCCGACGGACATCGTCATGTCTATGCAGCTTGGAGCGGATGATTATATACAAAAGCCCTTTCATTTCGATGTGCTCATCGTCAAAATACAAGCTATTCTTCGGCGGGTATACAATTACAATACCGAACATATCGAGCTTAAAACCTGGTGCGACGCAACGGTTGATTATGAGAAAAACCTGGTCTCCAATCATAAAGGCTCCATTGAGCTTACCAAAAATGAGATCTTTATTTTAAAAATGCTCATTGACCGTAAAAATAAGATTGTTAGCCGAGAAGAATTGATTAATAGCTTATGGGATGATAAACGGTTTGTCAGTGACAACACGCTTACTGTGAATGTGAACCGGCTGCGCAAAAGGCTCGATGAAATTGAACTGGGCCGATTTGTTGAAACGAAGGTTGGACAAGGCTATATGGCTGTTGAAGAGGCGCATGATTATGATTAG